Proteins from a genomic interval of Streptomyces sp. NBC_01445:
- a CDS encoding beta-galactosidase, with translation MNTAAAAGKASSSGDGSPASVTYRDKQILIDGEPAVVLAGEIHYFRLKRADWQSRLDRAKEAGLNAIATCIPWMWHETADGTIDVTGRTRPERDLGAFLDLCRENGFHVIARPGPFTMAELKGEGVPQRVRTDHPEIVPKGWNGDKATTAAVDYLAPAYLKEARRWYNAVMPVIAERLHRKGRPGVIACQLDNEIGMLPWVSNGPILTDRCLRDFNAWLDTTYGRGLAERYPFAGGSAAERDAAIRSPKDGYRDSFAVHRGSARW, from the coding sequence CTGAACACCGCGGCGGCGGCCGGTAAAGCCTCGTCGTCGGGCGACGGCTCCCCTGCATCGGTCACGTACCGCGACAAGCAGATCCTCATCGACGGCGAACCGGCCGTGGTCCTCGCCGGTGAGATCCACTACTTCCGCCTCAAGCGTGCCGACTGGCAGTCACGGCTCGACAGGGCGAAGGAAGCCGGGCTCAACGCCATCGCCACATGCATCCCCTGGATGTGGCACGAGACGGCGGACGGCACGATCGACGTCACCGGCCGGACGAGGCCCGAGCGCGACCTGGGCGCGTTCCTCGATCTGTGCCGGGAGAACGGCTTCCACGTCATCGCCAGGCCCGGCCCGTTCACCATGGCCGAGCTCAAGGGCGAGGGCGTCCCGCAGCGAGTGCGCACGGACCACCCGGAGATCGTGCCGAAGGGCTGGAACGGCGACAAGGCCACCACGGCCGCCGTCGATTACCTGGCGCCCGCGTACCTCAAGGAGGCCAGGCGCTGGTACAACGCGGTGATGCCGGTCATTGCCGAGCGCCTGCACCGCAAGGGCAGGCCCGGCGTGATCGCCTGCCAGCTGGACAACGAGATCGGCATGCTGCCATGGGTCAGCAACGGGCCCATCCTGACCGACCGCTGTCTGCGGGACTTCAACGCCTGGCTGGACACGACGTACGGGAGGGGTCTGGCCGAGCGCTATCCCTTCGCCGGTGGCAGCGCCGCCGAGCGTGACGCCGCGATCCGCTCCCCGAAGGACGGCTACCGGGATTCATTCGCAGTGCATCGGGGTTCAGCCCGGTGGTGA
- a CDS encoding LacI family DNA-binding transcriptional regulator, whose product MTTPTVYDVAEQAGVSIATVSRVYRNPDAVRAETREKVLAAARELGYVPSGSARGLASRATGVLGLCFPDFHDTEAEHAAGAEDAELVLYSDQVIRGMERAARRQGYALLISAAHADQAGRQLAEVAGRVDGLAVLAQSLTDEDLDVVGRRQPVVLLAGERHTGYDHAEVANFDGQLELTRHLIVDHGLRRLAFAGGPADSPDGEARFRGFQAAHLEAGLPLPKAPDTRGDLTQAAGRKAALELLDRDETMPDGLVFANDQMAVGALHTLEARGVAVPDDIAVTGFDGIPLSRLVRPTLTTVRQPTGHLGEVAVELLIARLHERDRAAELRVLPVTVTRRASCGCAQERTL is encoded by the coding sequence ATGACCACTCCCACGGTGTACGACGTAGCCGAACAGGCGGGCGTCTCCATCGCGACCGTGTCGCGCGTCTACCGCAACCCCGACGCGGTCCGGGCGGAGACCCGCGAGAAGGTCCTGGCCGCCGCGCGCGAACTCGGCTACGTGCCGAGCGGCAGCGCCCGCGGGCTCGCCAGCCGGGCGACCGGAGTGCTGGGACTCTGCTTCCCCGACTTCCACGACACCGAGGCGGAGCACGCCGCGGGCGCCGAGGACGCCGAGCTGGTGCTCTACTCGGACCAGGTCATCCGGGGCATGGAGCGCGCGGCCCGGCGCCAGGGCTACGCGCTGCTGATCTCGGCCGCGCACGCCGACCAGGCAGGCCGGCAACTCGCCGAGGTGGCGGGGCGCGTGGACGGTCTGGCCGTGCTTGCGCAGTCGCTGACCGATGAGGACCTCGACGTCGTGGGGCGCCGGCAGCCCGTCGTCCTGCTGGCCGGCGAGCGGCACACCGGCTACGACCACGCCGAAGTGGCCAACTTCGACGGCCAGTTGGAGCTGACACGGCATCTGATCGTCGACCACGGGCTGCGCCGTCTCGCCTTCGCCGGAGGACCGGCCGACTCACCGGACGGCGAGGCGCGCTTCCGCGGCTTCCAGGCCGCCCACCTGGAGGCCGGACTGCCGTTGCCGAAGGCGCCCGACACCAGAGGTGACCTCACCCAGGCCGCGGGCCGCAAGGCCGCACTGGAGCTGCTGGACCGGGACGAGACCATGCCCGACGGCCTGGTGTTCGCCAACGACCAGATGGCGGTGGGCGCGCTGCACACCCTGGAGGCGCGCGGGGTCGCCGTCCCGGACGACATCGCCGTGACCGGGTTCGACGGGATCCCGCTGAGTCGTCTGGTGCGGCCGACGCTCACGACCGTACGGCAGCCGACCGGCCACCTGGGCGAGGTGGCGGTTGAGCTGCTGATCGCCCGGCTCCACGAGCGCGACCGGGCGGCCGAACTGCGCGTGCTGCCGGTGACGGTGACCCGCCGGGCGAGCTGCGGATGCGCACAGGAACGCACCCTTTGA
- a CDS encoding maleylpyruvate isomerase family mycothiol-dependent enzyme, which yields MVHAEREALIDDLAHLKDDQWLKPSLCDGWTVHDVLAHLIDTARTTRLGFVKDLTLARFDFNRQNTRGVERERWSTPQETLERFRQVASRTSTPPAPLDSRLVEEVVHGEDIRRPLGLTRTYPTQAVVRSLRLQTRTPASFGGAKELLTRLQLRVTDTDLALGTGPEVKGPALDLLLAVMGRRAALDNLHGPGVATLAEGA from the coding sequence ATGGTGCACGCCGAGCGCGAGGCGCTGATCGACGACCTCGCGCACCTCAAGGACGATCAGTGGCTGAAGCCGTCACTCTGTGATGGGTGGACCGTGCACGACGTGCTCGCCCATCTGATCGACACGGCCCGCACGACTCGCCTCGGTTTCGTGAAAGACCTGACCCTGGCACGGTTCGACTTCAACCGTCAGAACACCCGTGGCGTGGAACGCGAACGCTGGAGCACACCGCAGGAGACCCTGGAGCGGTTCCGTCAGGTGGCATCGCGCACATCAACCCCTCCGGCGCCCCTCGACAGCCGGCTCGTCGAAGAAGTCGTCCACGGCGAGGACATCCGCCGACCCCTCGGCCTCACCCGCACCTACCCCACGCAGGCCGTCGTCAGGTCACTCCGCCTGCAGACACGCACTCCTGCATCGTTCGGCGGAGCCAAGGAGCTACTGACGCGTCTCCAACTCAGGGTGACCGACACCGACTTGGCGCTGGGAACGGGGCCAGAGGTGAAGGGGCCTGCGCTCGACCTGCTTCTGGCTGTGATGGGGCGCCGGGCGGCACTCGACAACCTCCACGGCCCCGGCGTCGCCACGCTGGCGGAAGGTGCCTGA
- a CDS encoding RNA-guided endonuclease InsQ/TnpB family protein: MQLRYAFRLYPELGQRLALGRAFGCARVVFNDAVHARQDAHAAGLPYPKAAELSQTLITRAKQSPGRAWLGEVSSVVLQQSLRDVEAAYRAFFASLKGERNGAKVGAPRFKSRKDSRQSIRFTANARWSITPGGRLNLPKIGEVRVKWSRTLPMVPSSVTVIKDSAGRYFASFVIDTDPAADAGRMPATDQATGIDLGLTHFAVLSDGTKIDSPRFLRRAEKKLKKAGRELSRKQKGSKNRDKARLKVARAHAQVADARKEFHHQLSTRLIRENQAIAVEDLSVKGLARTKLAKSVHDAGWSQFVTMLAYKAARYGRTFIKIGRFEPTSQVCSTCGHHDGPKPLHVREWTCPACGTRHDRDVNAAKNVKQAAGLAVTACGAKVRPEPVLAQREETGSHGIPAGSRAA; encoded by the coding sequence ATGCAGCTCCGGTACGCGTTCAGGTTGTACCCAGAACTGGGTCAACGCCTCGCGTTGGGCCGGGCGTTCGGGTGCGCGCGGGTCGTGTTCAACGACGCGGTGCATGCCCGCCAGGACGCCCATGCGGCGGGTCTGCCGTATCCGAAGGCCGCCGAGCTGTCCCAGACCCTGATCACCCGCGCCAAGCAGAGTCCCGGGCGTGCCTGGCTGGGCGAGGTGTCCTCGGTGGTGCTCCAGCAGTCCCTGCGCGATGTGGAGGCCGCCTACCGGGCGTTCTTCGCCTCCCTCAAGGGCGAGCGCAACGGCGCGAAGGTGGGTGCCCCGCGGTTCAAGTCGCGCAAGGACTCGAGGCAGTCGATCCGGTTCACGGCCAACGCCCGCTGGTCCATCACCCCGGGCGGCCGGCTGAACCTGCCGAAAATCGGCGAGGTCCGGGTGAAGTGGTCCCGCACCCTGCCCATGGTGCCGTCCTCGGTCACCGTGATCAAAGACTCGGCGGGCCGGTACTTCGCGAGCTTTGTCATCGACACCGACCCGGCCGCCGACGCCGGCCGGATGCCCGCCACCGACCAGGCCACCGGTATCGACCTGGGCCTGACCCACTTCGCGGTCCTGTCCGACGGCACGAAAATCGACTCCCCGCGGTTTCTGCGCCGGGCGGAGAAGAAACTCAAGAAGGCCGGGCGGGAGCTGTCCCGCAAACAGAAGGGCTCGAAGAACCGGGACAAGGCCCGGCTCAAGGTTGCCCGCGCGCATGCGCAGGTCGCCGACGCGCGCAAGGAGTTCCACCACCAGCTCTCCACCCGGTTGATCCGCGAGAACCAAGCGATCGCAGTGGAAGACCTGTCGGTCAAAGGCCTCGCGCGCACCAAACTGGCCAAGTCCGTCCATGACGCGGGCTGGTCACAGTTCGTGACCATGCTCGCCTACAAGGCGGCCCGGTACGGACGGACCTTTATCAAGATCGGTCGGTTCGAGCCCACCAGCCAGGTGTGCTCGACCTGCGGACACCACGACGGCCCCAAACCCCTGCACGTACGCGAGTGGACCTGCCCCGCCTGCGGCACCCGGCATGACCGGGATGTCAACGCCGCCAAGAATGTGAAACAGGCCGCCGGACTGGCGGTAACAGCCTGCGGAGCGAAGGTAAGACCAGAACCCGTTCTGGCCCAACGCGAAGAAACAGGAAGCCACGGAATCCCAGCAGGAAGCCGTGCCGCGTAG
- a CDS encoding carbohydrate ABC transporter permease, whose translation MSTTETRAPLAAPASKARRDPATRARRTLVYVLLTVGLIVTVAPFLWMALSSFKTQRELGASPPVWWPTEWTLDNFRELLDRMDVGQALFNSLLVAVFVTVCNLLFCSMLGYALAKLNFAGKRPIFGVVLGALMVPGNLMLLPMFVMMSAMGLIDSYAALILPFAAGAFGVFLMRQFIQAIPDELLEAARMDGAREWYIFWRIVLPLVKPALATLSIFVFLGSWNNFLWPLVATNDPGKYTLPVALATFATDPTQADGSNGVLMAGAFLVVLPVLLVFVLLQRFFTQGIATAGLK comes from the coding sequence ATGAGTACGACCGAGACCCGGGCCCCGCTCGCGGCCCCGGCGAGCAAGGCGCGGCGGGATCCGGCGACCCGGGCCCGTCGGACACTCGTGTACGTCCTGCTCACCGTCGGGCTGATCGTGACGGTCGCGCCGTTCCTGTGGATGGCGCTGTCGTCGTTCAAGACGCAGCGGGAGCTGGGCGCGAGCCCGCCGGTGTGGTGGCCGACCGAGTGGACCCTGGACAACTTCCGGGAACTGCTCGACCGGATGGACGTCGGGCAGGCGCTCTTCAACTCCCTGCTCGTGGCCGTGTTCGTGACCGTCTGCAATCTGCTGTTCTGCTCGATGCTCGGCTACGCCCTGGCGAAGCTGAACTTCGCAGGGAAGCGGCCGATCTTCGGTGTCGTGCTCGGCGCCCTGATGGTGCCCGGCAACCTGATGCTGCTGCCCATGTTCGTGATGATGAGCGCGATGGGGCTGATCGACAGTTACGCCGCGCTGATCCTGCCGTTCGCGGCGGGGGCCTTCGGCGTCTTCCTCATGCGGCAGTTCATCCAGGCCATCCCGGACGAGCTGCTCGAGGCGGCGCGGATGGACGGCGCCCGCGAGTGGTACATCTTCTGGCGGATTGTGCTGCCGCTGGTCAAGCCGGCCCTGGCGACACTGTCGATCTTCGTGTTCCTCGGCTCCTGGAACAACTTCCTGTGGCCGCTGGTCGCCACCAACGACCCGGGCAAGTACACGCTCCCGGTCGCACTCGCCACCTTCGCCACGGACCCGACCCAGGCCGACGGTTCCAACGGTGTCCTGATGGCAGGCGCCTTCCTCGTGGTGCTGCCGGTGCTGCTTGTCTTCGTCCTGCTCCAGCGCTTCTTCACTCAGGGCATCGCCACCGCCGGGCTGAAGTAG
- a CDS encoding extracellular solute-binding protein: MTRTKSVSVAATVVVTALALTSCGSGGGEQVAADKKQTLTVWAMGEEGTRLKAVTDEFTKQHPNITVKVTPVGWDVVHQKLVSAIAAKKTPDMAQMGSTMMGEFIALDALEPVDTKTFKKSDFFPATWDSNVKDGTAYGVPWYADTRALYYRTDLAEKAGVDKAPTTWKDQQALAAAYQKSGTEWGTDLQPSSTGAWQSWVQYLYSAGGELIGKDGKPALDSPEAIRAFTEWASYFKKGLAKKTFTPGYDVTKDFASGKRPMFQSGPWMVRNIADQQPQIKDKYKVVPVPADKTSTSWVGGASLVTFKGSAHKAAAEELTQYLSTPKTQAQWYEADKALPASKAAWDEPALKSGGESLATFKASLDTAKAIPPLEKWNEFAAAVEGALAKISQGADPAATAKTLQKTAEGLVD, encoded by the coding sequence ATGACACGCACCAAGTCCGTCAGCGTCGCCGCGACCGTGGTGGTGACGGCGCTCGCCCTGACCTCCTGCGGGAGCGGCGGGGGTGAGCAGGTGGCGGCGGACAAGAAGCAGACGCTCACGGTGTGGGCCATGGGCGAGGAGGGCACCCGCCTCAAGGCGGTCACCGACGAGTTCACCAAGCAGCACCCGAACATCACCGTCAAGGTGACCCCGGTGGGCTGGGACGTCGTGCACCAGAAGCTGGTGTCGGCCATCGCCGCCAAGAAGACGCCGGACATGGCGCAGATGGGCTCCACGATGATGGGCGAGTTCATCGCTCTGGACGCTCTGGAGCCGGTGGACACCAAGACGTTCAAGAAGTCCGACTTCTTCCCCGCCACCTGGGACAGCAACGTCAAGGACGGGACGGCGTACGGCGTTCCCTGGTACGCCGACACCCGCGCGCTCTACTACCGCACCGACCTCGCCGAGAAGGCGGGCGTCGACAAGGCCCCCACCACGTGGAAGGACCAGCAGGCTCTCGCCGCCGCCTACCAGAAGTCGGGCACCGAGTGGGGCACGGACCTGCAGCCCAGCAGCACCGGCGCCTGGCAGAGCTGGGTCCAGTACCTGTACTCGGCCGGCGGCGAGCTGATCGGCAAGGACGGAAAGCCGGCCCTCGACTCCCCTGAGGCGATACGGGCGTTCACCGAGTGGGCGAGCTACTTCAAGAAGGGTCTCGCCAAGAAGACCTTCACGCCCGGGTACGACGTCACCAAGGACTTCGCCTCCGGGAAGCGGCCGATGTTCCAGTCCGGCCCCTGGATGGTGCGCAACATCGCCGATCAGCAGCCGCAGATCAAGGACAAGTACAAGGTCGTGCCCGTCCCCGCGGACAAGACCTCGACCTCCTGGGTCGGCGGCGCCTCCCTGGTCACGTTCAAGGGCAGCGCGCACAAGGCGGCGGCCGAGGAGCTGACCCAGTACCTCAGCACGCCGAAGACGCAGGCCCAGTGGTACGAGGCGGACAAGGCGCTGCCGGCCAGCAAGGCCGCCTGGGACGAGCCCGCCCTCAAGAGCGGCGGTGAGTCGCTCGCCACCTTCAAGGCCTCGCTCGACACGGCGAAGGCGATCCCGCCGCTGGAGAAGTGGAACGAGTTCGCCGCGGCCGTCGAGGGCGCCCTGGCGAAGATCTCGCAGGGCGCGGACCCGGCGGCGACCGCGAAGACGCTGCAGAAGACGGCCGAGGGGCTGGTGGACTGA
- a CDS encoding glucoamylase family protein, with amino-acid sequence MKRRTFLATAAGASTALALGATGTAAGAGTDALLRRWFRDTYRSIEALTTDFGLAADTMDVTASTLTPSVNTSPTNIGCGLWATVAAGGLGVIDATTMHRRLARTVTAVERLERAHGFWFNWYDAYTGETLTTWPGSGDPVDPFLSSVDNAWLVTGLRIAADAAPELRPRVARLLADADWSFYYTPYDAADPAANPGQLHGGYSTATESFTPHWYGALNTEPRMASYLGIADGSLPGEHYWHTFRTLEPGAEQDQQPEGEWVTVDGVRLWRGHYTYRGRKIVPSWGGSMFEALMVPLFVPEAAWSPGAWGLNHQRYVRSQIEHGMVEEAYGYWGFSPADVPAGGYATYGVDAIGMAVDGYTSGGVVTPHASFLAMPFARDEAVTNLLRIARDFGAYEDGLGFRDSVDVNTGRVSDYMLALDQGMIAAALAQVLKPGLLQGPFRSGGFARRVRPLLAKENFGV; translated from the coding sequence ATGAAACGCCGTACCTTCCTCGCCACCGCGGCCGGCGCGTCCACCGCCCTCGCTCTCGGCGCCACCGGCACGGCCGCCGGAGCCGGTACCGACGCCCTGCTGCGCCGCTGGTTCCGCGACACGTACCGCTCCATCGAGGCCCTCACTACGGACTTCGGTCTGGCCGCGGACACCATGGACGTCACCGCGAGCACACTCACGCCGTCCGTCAACACCTCACCGACCAACATCGGTTGCGGCCTGTGGGCGACGGTCGCGGCCGGCGGACTCGGAGTCATCGACGCCACGACGATGCACCGCCGCCTCGCCCGCACCGTCACCGCCGTAGAGCGGCTGGAGCGCGCCCACGGCTTCTGGTTCAACTGGTACGACGCCTACACCGGCGAGACCCTCACGACATGGCCGGGCAGCGGCGACCCGGTAGACCCGTTCCTGTCGTCCGTCGACAACGCGTGGCTGGTCACGGGCCTGAGGATCGCCGCCGACGCCGCCCCGGAGCTGCGCCCGCGTGTGGCGCGGCTGCTCGCGGACGCCGACTGGTCGTTCTACTACACGCCGTACGACGCCGCGGACCCGGCAGCCAACCCCGGTCAGTTGCACGGCGGCTACTCCACTGCCACCGAGTCCTTCACCCCCCACTGGTACGGCGCGCTCAACACCGAGCCGCGCATGGCCAGTTACCTCGGCATCGCCGACGGCTCGCTGCCCGGTGAGCACTACTGGCACACCTTCCGCACGCTGGAGCCGGGCGCCGAGCAGGACCAGCAGCCCGAGGGTGAGTGGGTCACGGTCGACGGTGTGCGGCTGTGGCGCGGGCACTACACGTACCGGGGCCGCAAGATCGTCCCCTCCTGGGGCGGGTCGATGTTCGAGGCGCTGATGGTGCCGCTGTTCGTACCGGAGGCGGCGTGGTCGCCGGGCGCGTGGGGGCTCAACCACCAGCGCTACGTGCGCAGTCAGATCGAACACGGGATGGTCGAGGAGGCGTACGGCTACTGGGGCTTCTCCCCTGCCGACGTCCCCGCGGGCGGCTATGCCACGTACGGCGTGGACGCCATCGGCATGGCCGTCGACGGCTACACCTCCGGGGGCGTGGTCACTCCGCACGCATCCTTCCTCGCGATGCCGTTCGCACGCGACGAGGCGGTCACCAACCTGCTGCGCATCGCCCGGGACTTCGGGGCGTACGAGGACGGCCTGGGCTTCCGTGACTCGGTCGACGTGAACACAGGCCGGGTCAGCGACTACATGCTCGCGCTGGACCAGGGCATGATCGCGGCGGCACTCGCCCAAGTGCTCAAGCCGGGGCTGCTGCAGGGCCCGTTCCGCAGCGGAGGGTTCGCGCGGCGCGTGCGGCCGCTGCTGGCGAAGGAGAACTTCGGAGTATGA
- a CDS encoding carbohydrate ABC transporter permease has translation MSTTTAQAGAPGAGQDAVVSKAQADGTGPGRRRRDRLSRHNLAGWLFSTPFLVLFLTFMAFPIVATLLMSFTDFGLRNVTDPLSAQFVGLDNYTKLFQDDRFVRALFNTAYFVVLGVPLTIGSGLAAAVLLNSGIDRLRTFFRVGFYAPVVTAIVAVAVIWRFVLDPSEGLIAGLGHQLGIQTPDFLGSETLAMPSLIMMAVWRNMGSAMVLFLAGLQAIPTEVREAARIDGAGIFQEFRRITVPLLRPTMLYVAVMTTIGFLNVFEEPFVMTDGGPSDSTLTISLHMYREGFDFFHMGYASAMAYVLFVIVLAITTLQLRLLKDKTS, from the coding sequence ATGAGCACCACCACCGCACAGGCCGGTGCACCGGGTGCGGGACAGGACGCAGTGGTGTCGAAGGCTCAGGCTGACGGCACCGGGCCCGGCCGGCGCCGTCGGGACAGGCTGTCCCGCCACAATCTCGCCGGCTGGCTGTTCTCCACACCGTTCCTGGTGCTGTTCCTCACCTTCATGGCGTTCCCGATCGTGGCCACGCTGTTGATGAGCTTCACCGACTTCGGTCTGCGCAATGTCACTGATCCGCTGTCGGCTCAGTTCGTGGGCCTGGACAACTACACGAAGCTGTTCCAGGACGACAGGTTCGTCAGGGCGCTGTTCAACACGGCGTACTTCGTCGTGCTCGGCGTGCCGCTCACGATCGGCAGCGGCCTGGCGGCCGCGGTGCTGCTCAACTCGGGCATCGACCGGCTGCGCACCTTCTTCCGTGTCGGCTTCTACGCGCCCGTCGTCACAGCCATCGTGGCGGTCGCCGTCATCTGGCGCTTCGTCCTCGATCCCAGCGAGGGTCTGATCGCTGGCCTCGGCCACCAACTCGGCATCCAGACGCCGGACTTCCTCGGCTCCGAGACACTCGCGATGCCCTCGCTGATCATGATGGCCGTCTGGCGCAACATGGGTTCGGCGATGGTCCTCTTCCTCGCCGGTCTGCAGGCCATTCCGACGGAGGTGCGGGAGGCGGCGCGGATCGACGGCGCGGGGATCTTCCAGGAGTTCCGCAGGATCACGGTGCCGCTGCTGCGGCCCACCATGCTCTACGTCGCCGTCATGACCACGATCGGCTTCCTCAACGTCTTCGAGGAGCCGTTCGTGATGACCGACGGCGGCCCGTCGGACAGCACCCTGACGATCTCGCTGCACATGTACCGCGAGGGCTTCGACTTCTTCCACATGGGCTATGCCAGCGCCATGGCGTACGTCCTGTTCGTGATCGTCCTCGCGATCACGACGCTCCAGCTCCGCCTCCTCAAGGACAAGACCTCATGA
- a CDS encoding sulfatase family protein: MTDPRHGQGRRPVRRPNIILMMTDDHAVPAIGAYGSVINRTPAVDRLAAEGMRFDNAFCTNSICSPARATLLTGAYSHVHGMTTLEQPGQKFDARQPSFPEMLQAAGYQTAIIGKWHLGHGGVSDPCGFDHWEVLPEHGQYHDPTFLTADGEHKHAGYVTDIITDLALNWLDGRDPDRPFALLIQHKAPHRAFEPAERHRHLYEHEEIPAPATLHDDYANRAGAAAEARMRMSDLLPQDLKMPVPEGLSERAEREWRYQRYIKEYLRVIAGLDENVGRVLHYLDVSGLTEDTAVAYTSDHGFYLGEHGWFDKRFMYEPSLRIPLVVRWPGVVQPGSSCDELVANVDYAQTILDLADVPAHERMQGNSLLPLLRGERPDDWRDAVYYRYFEHLDVCHGVQASYGIRTRTHKLIHYPGHGSGQVGASPETRAPQWELFDLERDPDELHNRYDDPEYAQVVEDLTARLTALQLHYLDTPEHVSTEEPR, from the coding sequence ATGACGGATCCGAGACACGGACAGGGCCGTCGCCCTGTCCGGCGCCCCAACATCATCCTGATGATGACCGATGACCATGCCGTGCCCGCCATCGGCGCGTACGGAAGTGTCATCAACCGGACCCCGGCGGTGGACCGGCTCGCGGCCGAAGGCATGCGGTTCGACAACGCCTTCTGTACGAACTCGATCTGCTCGCCCGCCCGCGCGACGCTGCTCACCGGCGCGTACAGCCATGTGCACGGCATGACGACGCTGGAGCAGCCGGGGCAGAAGTTCGACGCGCGTCAGCCGTCGTTCCCCGAGATGTTGCAGGCGGCGGGCTATCAGACGGCGATCATCGGCAAATGGCATCTGGGGCACGGCGGGGTCAGTGATCCGTGCGGCTTCGACCACTGGGAAGTCCTGCCGGAGCACGGGCAGTACCACGACCCCACATTCCTCACCGCCGACGGTGAGCACAAGCACGCCGGCTACGTCACCGACATCATCACCGACCTGGCCCTGAACTGGCTGGACGGGCGGGATCCCGACCGGCCGTTCGCGCTGCTGATCCAGCACAAGGCGCCGCACCGCGCCTTCGAGCCGGCCGAGCGCCATCGTCACCTGTACGAGCACGAGGAGATTCCGGCCCCGGCCACGCTCCACGACGACTACGCGAACCGGGCGGGCGCGGCGGCCGAGGCGCGCATGCGGATGTCCGATCTGCTGCCGCAGGACCTCAAGATGCCGGTGCCCGAAGGGCTTTCGGAGCGTGCGGAGCGGGAGTGGCGCTACCAGCGCTACATCAAGGAGTACCTGCGGGTCATCGCGGGGCTCGACGAGAACGTGGGCCGGGTCCTGCACTACCTCGACGTCAGCGGGCTGACCGAAGACACCGCGGTCGCGTACACCTCCGACCACGGTTTCTATCTGGGTGAACACGGCTGGTTCGACAAGCGGTTCATGTATGAGCCGTCGCTGCGCATCCCGTTGGTCGTGCGCTGGCCGGGGGTGGTGCAGCCGGGGTCGTCGTGCGACGAGCTGGTGGCGAACGTCGACTACGCGCAGACGATTCTCGACCTCGCCGACGTACCCGCGCACGAGCGGATGCAGGGAAACAGTCTGCTGCCGCTGCTGCGCGGCGAGCGGCCGGACGACTGGCGTGACGCGGTCTACTACCGCTATTTCGAGCACCTGGACGTGTGCCATGGCGTGCAGGCCAGTTACGGGATCCGCACCCGGACCCACAAGCTGATCCATTATCCGGGCCACGGTTCGGGGCAGGTCGGGGCGTCGCCGGAGACCCGGGCACCGCAGTGGGAGCTGTTCGACCTGGAGCGGGATCCGGACGAGCTGCACAACCGGTACGACGACCCCGAGTATGCGCAGGTCGTCGAGGACCTCACGGCGCGGCTCACCGCGCTGCAACTGCACTACCTGGACACACCGGAGCACGTGAGCACCGAGGAGCCGCGATGA
- a CDS encoding bifunctional helix-turn-helix transcriptional regulator/GNAT family N-acetyltransferase, producing MDATQIDGVRRFNRTVTERVGVLHDHYLGLDRPVAEARLLWEIGVQGRDVRWLRERLGLDSGYVSRLLRSLETDGLVTVEPQPEDRRVRSVRLTDAGRTELAVLDRRSDELAGSLLEPLNADQRARLVAAMAEVNRLLTAATVTLDVVDPERPDAQHCLRSYFAEMQERFETGFDPARSLLPDAGELRPPHGVFLVARLHGEPVGCAGLKLPPGAPAEIKRMWVDPRTRGLGLGRRFLAELEARAARHGCEVLRLDTNKALTAAIGLYHSCGFQEVAAFNDEPYAHHWFEKRITTPRSG from the coding sequence ATGGATGCGACGCAGATCGACGGGGTGCGGCGGTTCAACCGCACGGTCACCGAACGTGTGGGAGTGCTGCACGACCACTACCTGGGCCTCGACCGGCCCGTCGCCGAGGCGCGGCTGCTCTGGGAGATCGGCGTACAGGGCCGGGACGTACGGTGGCTGCGCGAGCGTCTCGGGCTCGACTCCGGCTACGTCAGTCGGCTGCTGCGCTCCTTGGAGACGGACGGCCTCGTAACGGTGGAGCCGCAGCCCGAGGACAGGCGCGTGCGTTCCGTACGTCTCACTGATGCAGGCCGCACGGAACTCGCCGTGCTCGACCGGCGTAGCGACGAGTTGGCCGGCTCTCTCCTGGAGCCGCTCAACGCCGACCAGCGCGCCCGGCTCGTCGCCGCCATGGCCGAGGTCAACCGGCTGCTGACGGCCGCGACGGTCACGCTGGACGTGGTTGATCCGGAACGCCCGGACGCCCAGCACTGCCTGCGGTCCTACTTCGCGGAAATGCAGGAACGCTTCGAGACCGGATTCGATCCCGCGCGGAGCCTGCTGCCCGACGCGGGTGAACTCCGCCCACCGCACGGCGTGTTCCTGGTCGCCCGGCTCCACGGCGAGCCTGTCGGCTGCGCCGGTCTGAAGCTGCCGCCCGGCGCCCCGGCCGAGATCAAACGCATGTGGGTCGATCCCCGCACCCGGGGCCTCGGTCTCGGCCGCCGGTTCCTGGCCGAGCTGGAGGCGCGGGCCGCCCGGCACGGCTGCGAGGTACTGCGCCTGGACACCAACAAGGCGCTCACCGCCGCGATCGGCCTGTACCACTCCTGCGGATTCCAGGAGGTTGCCGCCTTCAACGACGAGCCGTACGCGCACCATTGGTTCGAGAAGCGGATCACCACACCGCGGTCGGGATGA